In one window of Bacteroides sp. DNA:
- a CDS encoding 3-deoxy-D-manno-octulosonic acid transferase, with protein sequence FLPEQHFFKPYGGWFRRQLKKFTHIFVQNQSSLDLLLKAGITQAGLSGDTRFDRVAAIAERPADFPHLKAFSEGHKILVAGSTWPADEELLLPLIQDGGIDLKYIVAPHEIHSDQIADLKNKIGDQVEIFSEIGEEVRPDTRVLIIDRIGLLSGLYRLGSLAYIGGGFGRGIHNILEAVTFGLPVFFGPRYESFAEAVELQQRGGAFPVRDASQLLEGVAGFLKEPAKLQDVSQICLKYIEEKKGASGIIIDHLKKILS encoded by the coding sequence CTTCCTGCCCGAGCAGCATTTCTTTAAACCTTACGGGGGGTGGTTTCGCAGGCAGTTGAAAAAGTTCACTCATATTTTCGTTCAAAATCAGTCCTCCCTCGACTTGTTGCTGAAAGCTGGGATAACTCAGGCTGGATTAAGCGGAGACACCCGTTTCGACCGCGTGGCAGCTATTGCTGAAAGGCCTGCCGATTTTCCCCATTTAAAAGCCTTTTCAGAAGGTCATAAAATTCTGGTGGCGGGCAGCACCTGGCCAGCTGATGAAGAACTTTTGTTACCCCTGATTCAGGATGGTGGAATTGACCTGAAGTATATCGTTGCACCGCACGAAATTCATTCCGATCAAATTGCAGACTTGAAAAATAAAATCGGGGATCAGGTGGAGATATTCTCTGAGATTGGGGAAGAGGTAAGGCCGGATACCCGGGTGCTGATCATTGACAGGATTGGCTTGCTTTCAGGACTTTACCGGCTGGGGTCACTGGCATACATCGGAGGGGGATTTGGACGGGGCATCCACAACATCCTGGAAGCGGTGACCTTTGGACTACCAGTGTTTTTTGGACCGCGCTATGAATCCTTTGCAGAGGCAGTAGAGCTGCAGCAAAGGGGAGGAGCCTTTCCTGTCAGGGATGCAAGCCAGTTGCTTGAGGGTGTAGCAGGATTTTTGAAAGAGCCCGCTAAGCTTCAGGATGTTTCGCAAATTTGTCTGAAATACATTGAAGAGAAAAAAGGGGCCTCCGGGATCATCATTGACCACTTGAAAAAGATCCTCTCCTGA
- a CDS encoding phage holin family protein, with the protein MSFFLKVLVSSFAVVISSYILPGVHVRDFITALVVAFVLGLLNMLLKPILVILTIPITVITLGLFLLVINAFIIQIASHLVKGFMVDGFWWAVLFSIILSIITWLLEIPVKPR; encoded by the coding sequence ATGAGTTTCTTTTTGAAAGTGCTTGTGTCCTCCTTTGCGGTGGTAATCTCCTCCTATATCCTGCCCGGGGTTCATGTCAGGGATTTCATCACCGCTCTGGTAGTAGCATTTGTGCTGGGCCTGCTCAATATGCTGCTGAAGCCCATCCTGGTCATCCTTACCATCCCCATCACCGTTATTACCCTGGGGTTGTTCTTGCTGGTCATTAATGCATTTATCATTCAGATTGCTTCACATCTGGTGAAAGGTTTTATGGTAGACGGATTTTGGTGGGCGGTATTGTTCAGCATCATTCTGTCGATTATCACCTGGTTGCTCGAGATCCCGGTGAAGCCCAGGTAG
- a CDS encoding DUF4476 domain-containing protein codes for MEDNAMKKILMTFALVSIAFMLAASHPNRSELTLSLHDGAAFDLTIDNRTFRHQATSYTIPDLRPGKHFIEVVRLDRYFNGLYYVPAAPRVVFSGYIQVPARKRLIAHIDTRNRFVVTERLALRPVRVNHGPAHYSPAYVPVMSPQTFGRLKATLVSIRFENSRLDLARQAVSNNHVTSAQVRELMDLFSFESNRLKLAKMAYAHTVDPRNFFVVHQAFRFSSSSRELNRFIASNQ; via the coding sequence ATGGAGGACAACGCCATGAAAAAAATCCTGATGACCTTTGCTTTGGTGAGTATTGCCTTTATGCTGGCCGCCTCCCATCCGAATCGTTCCGAACTTACTCTTTCGCTCCATGACGGGGCTGCATTCGACCTTACCATCGACAATCGCACCTTCCGTCATCAAGCCACTTCCTATACCATCCCTGACCTTCGTCCCGGCAAGCACTTCATTGAAGTAGTGCGCCTGGATCGCTATTTCAACGGGCTGTATTATGTGCCTGCTGCCCCGCGGGTGGTATTCTCTGGTTATATCCAGGTGCCTGCACGCAAACGGCTGATCGCCCATATAGACACCCGCAACCGTTTTGTTGTCACCGAACGCCTTGCTCTTAGGCCCGTTCGGGTGAATCACGGCCCTGCACATTATTCCCCGGCTTATGTGCCAGTGATGAGTCCACAGACCTTTGGCAGACTGAAAGCTACCCTGGTATCCATCCGCTTTGAAAACAGCCGCCTTGACCTTGCCCGGCAAGCGGTATCCAATAACCACGTGACTTCCGCCCAGGTAAGGGAACTGATGGACCTGTTCTCCTTTGAGTCGAACCGTCTAAAGCTGGCCAAGATGGCTTATGCCCACACGGTTGACCCCCGCAACTTCTTCGTGGTGCATCAGGCTTTCCGCTTCAGCTCGAGCAGTCGTGAACTCAACCGCTTTATTGCAAGTAATCAATAA
- a CDS encoding mucoidy inhibitor MuiA family protein: protein MKFKSLISLLLLLTPGLWAQGQSLQVTSEIKEAMVFFQGAQIMREAQVRVPSGINELVFTQLPLDIDASSIQVKATGALTILSVSHRTNFLESPALSKEIKQLEDSLKYYKNQLDINRATLKVYEEEEALLAANRSLGGGQTGVQVAELRAAADFLRQRLQEIKTNWLKVRQEVEKDEERYNRINQQLSRLRGHSTSQMGEVVVQVSANAAVNAGFSLTYTIQSAGWRPVYDIRVADVDRDLELMLKANAFQNTGEDWQNVKLTFSTGNPRQWGQKPQLSQWFLRYDEEMMVLRGRAAGVMLNEVYVADEMEPKMPAPQAMDAVTAESFVQVQEGRTTREFVVNTPYNLPSGRVQRVVELEGHSLPAQYEYFVVPKLNPDAFLVARVAEWQDYALLPGEANLFMEGTFLGKTFINPGMTTDTLELSLGRDPNIIVKRERIKDQSKRNFLGNRTTETVGWEISARNNKRVSITLTIQDQVPLSTQEDIEVSVEEMSGASYDKERGFLNWRMEINSGETQLRTLRYAVRYPKNKRITLE, encoded by the coding sequence ATGAAATTCAAATCCCTTATCAGCCTTTTGCTGCTGCTGACCCCGGGCCTTTGGGCCCAGGGTCAGTCCTTGCAGGTCACCTCGGAAATAAAGGAGGCCATGGTCTTTTTCCAGGGTGCACAGATAATGAGGGAAGCCCAGGTCAGGGTGCCGTCCGGCATCAATGAACTGGTCTTTACCCAACTCCCCCTCGATATTGATGCCTCGAGTATTCAAGTCAAGGCAACAGGAGCACTCACCATCCTCTCGGTCAGTCACCGGACCAATTTTCTTGAAAGCCCTGCCCTGAGCAAGGAGATCAAACAACTGGAAGACAGCCTCAAGTATTACAAAAACCAACTTGACATCAATCGGGCCACCCTCAAGGTATATGAAGAGGAAGAAGCCCTGTTGGCTGCCAACCGTTCACTGGGCGGAGGCCAGACGGGCGTGCAGGTAGCCGAATTGAGAGCTGCGGCCGATTTCCTTCGGCAACGGCTGCAAGAGATCAAAACCAACTGGCTGAAAGTCCGTCAGGAAGTGGAGAAGGATGAAGAACGATACAACCGCATCAACCAGCAGCTCAGCCGCCTGCGGGGACATTCTACCAGCCAGATGGGTGAGGTGGTGGTGCAAGTTTCGGCCAATGCGGCCGTCAATGCAGGCTTTTCTCTCACCTATACCATTCAGAGTGCAGGCTGGCGTCCGGTCTATGATATCCGAGTAGCAGACGTTGATAGGGACCTGGAGCTGATGCTCAAGGCCAATGCCTTCCAGAATACGGGAGAAGACTGGCAGAATGTTAAGCTAACCTTTTCAACCGGTAACCCGAGGCAATGGGGCCAAAAACCACAACTCTCCCAGTGGTTCCTCCGTTATGATGAGGAAATGATGGTCTTGAGGGGACGTGCAGCGGGGGTCATGCTCAATGAAGTATATGTTGCCGATGAAATGGAACCAAAAATGCCTGCTCCCCAGGCCATGGATGCGGTAACAGCTGAATCCTTTGTCCAGGTTCAGGAGGGCCGCACCACCCGCGAATTTGTAGTCAACACTCCATACAACCTCCCTTCGGGAAGGGTGCAAAGGGTGGTTGAACTGGAAGGGCACAGCCTGCCTGCACAGTACGAATATTTTGTGGTGCCCAAACTCAATCCCGACGCCTTCCTTGTAGCCCGTGTGGCTGAATGGCAGGACTATGCTCTGCTTCCCGGCGAAGCCAACCTCTTTATGGAGGGGACCTTCCTTGGAAAGACCTTCATTAATCCGGGCATGACGACCGATACCCTCGAACTTTCGCTGGGCCGGGATCCGAATATCATCGTGAAGCGCGAACGCATCAAAGACCAGAGCAAGCGAAACTTTCTGGGTAACCGTACCACTGAAACCGTGGGCTGGGAGATCAGTGCCCGCAACAATAAACGCGTAAGCATTACCCTCACCATTCAGGACCAGGTGCCATTATCAACCCAGGAGGATATCGAAGTAAGCGTCGAGGAAATGTCAGGCGCTTCATACGACAAGGAACGTGGCTTCCTGAACTGGCGCATGGAAATTAATTCCGGAGAAACACAGCTGAGAACCCTGCGGTATGCCGTGCGATATCCCAAAAACAAAAGGATCACCCTCGAATAA
- the msrA gene encoding peptide-methionine (S)-S-oxide reductase MsrA — MAELNHHNTPLLETATFGGGCFWCTEAVFLKVKGVHSVVSGYSGGKTTNPTYREVTSGSTGHAEVIQIKFDPDEVSYLQLLEIFFKTHDPTTLNRQGADVGTQYRSVIFYHNPQQKEIAEKVKEALNIEKIWNNPIVTEITELKAFYKAEDYHQNYFENNPNQAYCQFVIVPKLDKLEKLFKDQLK; from the coding sequence ATGGCAGAACTGAATCATCATAATACTCCCCTACTCGAAACGGCTACCTTTGGAGGTGGTTGTTTCTGGTGTACCGAAGCGGTTTTTCTGAAGGTTAAGGGCGTACACAGTGTAGTGTCAGGTTATTCGGGCGGAAAGACTACCAACCCCACTTATCGTGAGGTTACCAGCGGTTCCACCGGGCACGCTGAGGTCATCCAGATTAAATTTGATCCGGATGAGGTAAGCTATCTGCAGCTGCTCGAGATCTTCTTTAAAACACACGACCCAACCACCCTCAACCGCCAAGGTGCGGATGTCGGGACCCAATACCGATCAGTGATCTTTTATCACAACCCCCAACAAAAGGAGATTGCTGAGAAAGTGAAGGAAGCCCTTAACATAGAAAAGATCTGGAACAACCCCATCGTGACGGAGATCACCGAATTAAAGGCGTTTTACAAGGCAGAGGATTATCATCAGAATTATTTTGAGAACAATCCAAACCAGGCTTACTGCCAGTTTGTGATCGTTCCAAAACTGGATAAACTCGAGAAATTATTTAAGGACCAGTTAAAATAA
- a CDS encoding iron-containing alcohol dehydrogenase, whose translation MENFRINNPVDLHFGAGVVEKLGPLAFGYGKKALLVYGKGSVKTNGSYHQTLKSLQDAGVEVVEYDGIKSNPIIEDVDEAADLGRREGVKMVVALGGGSVIDSAKIIAITIAVSHSGWAFLDGPEKPVKAIPLLCVLTLAATGTEMNAAAVVQSDSKKKKIGYVNKLMYPKHSFLDPGFTISVPPNQTAYGIVDLIAHALEAWFGEGDASLSDRFIIAIIKEALKYGPELMKNLEDYDLRARIMYAATCALNGMTVPGKKSQDWGVHNIGHTLGVKWDLAHGATLSIVYPAWLKLHKERMPHRITELGSALFGSETVDDTIYKLEYFFKLLGSPIRLSQAGIQCSEKDKEELFEIMQLNKVNGLHHKLSEQDYRFLIEHII comes from the coding sequence AAGCCCTGCTTGTTTACGGCAAAGGATCGGTGAAAACCAACGGCTCCTATCACCAAACCCTGAAAAGCTTGCAGGATGCAGGGGTTGAGGTGGTAGAATACGATGGGATCAAATCCAACCCTATCATTGAAGATGTTGATGAAGCCGCTGATCTGGGCCGCAGGGAAGGTGTCAAAATGGTGGTAGCCTTAGGTGGGGGCAGCGTGATAGACAGTGCGAAGATCATTGCCATCACCATTGCGGTCAGCCATTCGGGCTGGGCGTTTCTGGATGGGCCCGAAAAGCCCGTGAAGGCCATCCCTCTGTTATGCGTGCTGACCCTTGCAGCCACAGGCACCGAGATGAACGCCGCCGCTGTGGTGCAGAGCGATAGCAAAAAGAAAAAAATTGGATATGTAAACAAATTGATGTATCCAAAACACAGTTTTCTCGATCCCGGATTTACAATAAGTGTTCCCCCAAACCAAACCGCCTATGGCATTGTTGACCTGATCGCCCACGCCCTGGAAGCCTGGTTTGGGGAAGGTGATGCAAGCCTCTCCGACCGTTTTATCATTGCCATCATTAAGGAAGCCCTGAAATACGGGCCGGAGTTGATGAAAAACCTTGAAGATTATGACTTGAGAGCCCGCATCATGTATGCCGCCACCTGTGCCCTCAACGGCATGACCGTGCCAGGAAAGAAATCGCAGGACTGGGGAGTGCACAACATTGGCCACACCCTGGGCGTCAAATGGGACCTGGCTCACGGGGCCACACTCTCCATCGTATATCCAGCCTGGCTCAAACTGCATAAGGAACGTATGCCTCACAGGATTACAGAGCTGGGGTCAGCCCTCTTCGGAAGTGAAACCGTGGACGACACCATTTATAAGCTTGAATATTTCTTTAAGCTCCTGGGGAGCCCCATCAGGCTTTCGCAGGCAGGCATTCAATGCAGCGAAAAGGACAAGGAAGAGCTGTTTGAGATTATGCAGCTCAACAAGGTGAATGGGCTGCACCACAAACTAAGCGAGCAAGACTACCGTTTCCTGATCGAACACATCATTTGA